In Amia ocellicauda isolate fAmiCal2 chromosome 7, fAmiCal2.hap1, whole genome shotgun sequence, one genomic interval encodes:
- the per2 gene encoding period circadian protein homolog 2 isoform X2 — protein MFEDSHTKRYLYSTLEEQNPSPCFSDTEDVPECSSIAPRHRMSSFVDARHGEAELALHSDGSEDQRASPSEDQRASSRQDQHSLHDDVEMKSSGSSGNDSSGTDSNGHDSNGNESHGNESLGSSNGNGKDSALLESSESNKSSNSQSPSPPSSSNAFSLLGASSEPDNPSSSGCSSEQSAKAKTQKELIKTLKELKMHLPSEKRSKGKSSTLSTLKYALRCVKQVKANEEYYQLLMINDSQPSGFDVSSYTIEEIDSITSEYTLKNTDIFVVAVSLITGKIVYISDQAASILNCKREVFKNTKFVEFLTPQDVSVFYSFTTPYRLPSWSMCTGAESSPSDCIQEKSFFCRISGGREGEGDIHYYPFRMTPYLMKVQDTEQAEDQFCCLLLAERVHSGYEAPRIPTDKRIFTTTHTPSCVFQDVDERAVPLLGYLPQDLIGTPVLLHLHPSDRPLMLAIHRKILQYAGQPFDHSSIRFCARNGEYVTIDTSWSSFVNPWSRKVSFVIGRHKVRTGPVNEDVFAAPALTESKIVDSDIQEITEQIHRLLLQPVHSNGSSGYGSLGSNGSHQEHLMSVASSSESNGNGNEESRKVKPRTFQEICKGVHMQKNQGQQVFVTSTTKAEVKKSSGKSQKSSNARAKDAAVTPGQENVNLDDKTTAHEDLACKDQTVYSYQQISCLDSVIRYLESCNIPVTVKRKCESSSNTTSSNSDDDKQRVADDSMQVSEAAPPLLEAHAGLPSLKAPEKTATAAVVGPSLTPLALPSKAESVVSITSQCSYSSTIVHVGDKKPQPESEIIEDGLNGPETMESQTSTHQASAVSPVSPEKETYKKLGLTKEVLAAHTQKEEQAFLSRIKDLRGGGGTFKSTYSLYLQEKHKSRTAEATPGSRGPRQGGRGAEPTAKKGGRNKKTKSKRIKQHESSDSTASHRKHPQRPPLVGLNHTSWSPSDTSHSTYPPMAFPPVMPAYPMQVFSATGGVPPGIDPSMSGFGDNQNAQDNCCPMQPSPYSAPLMTPMVAFVMPNYMFPQMGNQTRQPFYPEQTLYPNQPTFPAQPTFAAQPTFPAQSAFPMQPPFATQNPFPSQPQFPGQLFHYSVPAEPPKAPVPEQREGLSRSSTPQSVGARDQASPPLFQSRCSSPLQLNLLQLEEPPRSVERQDTGGTAVGVGSQAGTAGDKGGVSSPAKPDKDSQILSLSLPGLVNSYGASANIPLTSRSLNSKASHNGVGFSMLKSEENLVWNKVFYIGCCNTEAGSPGEGQNSDAHSTSSDLLDILLQEDSRSGTGSATSGSLGSGSNGCGTSASGTGSSQTSNTSKYFGSIDSSENDHKQKMGGGMEVEESENLIKYVLQEPIWLMMANADETVMMTYQIPSRDVETVLKEDQEKLKMMKKKQPRFTQEQKKELMEVHPWMKRGGLPKAIDVTECICCEDYAPALFEADMPDVELEALVECDEETNLQTLCKGKGEQIQRETSMFSGSSVQVGQYLEKEEETLK, from the exons ATGTTTGAGGATTCCCATACCAAGAGGTATCTGTACTCCACCTTAGAGGAGCAGAACCCCAGTCCGTGCTTCAGCGACACAGAGGATGTCCCAGAGTGTTCCTCCATAGCCCCACGACACAGGATGAGCAGCTTTGTGGATGCAAGACACGGGGAGGCCGAATTGGCCCTCCACTCCGATGGAAGCGAGGATCAGAGGGCCTCCCCAAGCGAGGATCAGAGGGCCTCCTCAAGGCAGGACCAACACTCCTTACACGATGACGTGGAGATGAAGAGCAGTGGCTCCAGTGGCAATGACTCCAGCGGGACAGACTCCAATGGACACGATTCGAATGGGAACGAGTCGCATGGAAATGAATCTTTAGGAAGCTCCAATGGAAACGGGAAGGATTCGGCACTCTTGGAGTCTTCAGAGAGTaacaaaag CTCAAACTCTCAGAGTCCATCACCACCCAGCAGCTCAAATGCATTCAGTCTCCTCGGTGCCAGCTCTGAGCCTGACAATCCCTCTTCAAGTGGCTGCAG TAGTGAACAGTCTGCTAAAGCCAAGACTCAAAAAGAGCTGATCAAGACTCTGAAGGAGCTCAAAATGCATCTACCATCTGAGAAGAGATCCAAGGGGAAGTCCAGCACACTAAGTACACTGAAGTATGCGCTGCGCTGTGTCAAGCAAGTGAAAG CTAATGAGGAGTATTACCAGCTGCTCATGATAAATGACAGCCAGCCGTCGGGGTTTGATGTCTCTTCTTACACAATTGAAGAGATTGACAGCATCACTTCGGAGTACACCTTAAAGAACACA GATATCTTTGTGGTCGCCGTCTCCCTGATCACGGGCAAGATCGTCTACATCTCTGATCAGGCTGCCTCCATCCTGAACTGTAAGAGAGAAGTCTTTAAAAACACCAAGTTCGTGGAGTTCCTGACTCCCCAGGATGTGAGCGTGTTCTACAGCTTCACCACACCCTACCGACTGCCCTCCTGGAGCATGTGCACCGGGGCAG AGTCTTCTCCGTCAGACTGCATACAAGAAAAGTCATTTTTCTGCCGCATCAG CGGGGGacgggagggagagggggacatTCATTACTATCCATTCCGCATGACACCGTACCTCATGAAGGTCCAAGACACCGAGCAGGCTGAAGACCAATTCTGCTGCCTGCTGCTGGCTGAGAGGGTTCACTCTGGCTATGAAG CACCCAGAATCCCAACAGACAAAAGGATTTTCACCACCACGCACACACCTAGCTGTGTGTTTCAGGATGTAGATGAGAG agCTGTACCCCTGCTGGGCTATTTGCCTCAAGATTTGATCGGCACCCCGGTTCTACTGCACCTGCACCCCAGTGATCGACCTCTGATGTTGGCTATTCATAGaaaaa TCCTGCAGTATGCTGGCCAACCTTTTGACCATTCCTCAATCCGGTTCTGTGCTCGAAATGGAGAGTACGTGACCATTGACACCAGCTGGTCGAGTTTTGTGAACCCCTGGAGCAGGAAGGTGTCCTTTGTCATTGGGAGACATAAAGTCAGGAC tgGTCCTGTCAATGAGGATGTGTTTGCAGCCCCTGCATTAACAGAGAGCAAAATCGTTGATTCTGATATCCAGGAGATTACGGAACAGATCCACAGACTTTTGCTACAG CCTGTTCACAGTAATGGTTCCAGTGGCTATGGAAGCTTAGGGAGCAATGGATCCCACCAAGAACATCTAATGAGTGTGGCCTCTTCGAGCGAGAGCAACGGGAATGGCAACGAGGAATCTAGGAAGGTGAAACCT CGAACGTTTCAAGAGATCTGTAAGGGTGTGCATATGCAGAAAAATCAGGGACAACAAGTCTTCGTTACCTCTACAACTAAAGCAGAAGTGAAGAAAAGCTCTGGCA AATCACAGAAGAGCTCTAACGCAAGAGCCAAAGATGCAGCCGTGACACCAGGGCAGGAAAATGTGAATCTTGATGACAAAACCACAGCACACGAAGATCTTGCCTGCAAAGATCAGACTGTGTATTCATACCAGCAGATCAGTTGTCTTGACAGTGTTATCAG GTATTTAGAGAGCTGTAACATCCCAGTCACTGTAAAGAGGAAATGTGAATCCTCTTCCAACACCACATCATCCAACTCTGATGATGATAAACAAAGAGTTGCAGATGACAGCATGCAAGTTTCTGAAG CAGCCCCCCCACTGTTAGAGGCTCATGCTGGGCTCCCTTCCCTGAAGGCACCTGAAAAAACGGCTACAGCAGCGGTTGTTGGCCCTTCACTGACACCACTTGCTCTTCCAAGCAAGGCTGAAAGTGTTGTGTCCATTACCAGCCAGTGCAGTTACAGCAGTACTATTGTTCACGTTGGGGACAAGAAACCACAACCTGAATCTG AAATAATCGAGGATGGTCTAAATGGACCAGAGACTATGGAGAGTCAGACCTCCACACATCAGGCCAGTGCTGTGTCTCCCGTCAGCCCAGAGAAGGAGACCTACAAGAAGCTGGGCCTGACCAAGGAGGTGCTGGCGGCCCACACCCAGAAGGAGGAGCAGGCCTTCCTCTCCAGGATCAAAGACCTGCGGGGGGGCGGGGGCACGTTCAAATCAACTTACAGTCTCTACCTGCAGGAGAAGCACAAGAGTCGCACAGCTGAAG CGACTCCTGGGAGCCGTGGGCCCAGACAGGGTGGTCGCGGGGCCGAGCCAACGGCAAAGAAAGGTGGAAGAAATAAGAAAACCAAGTCCAAACGGATCAAGCAGCACGAATCATCGGACAGCACGGCTTCCCACAGAAAGCACCCCCAGAGGCCCCCCCTAGTGGGCCTCAACCACACATCATGGTCTCCGTCTGACACCTCCCACTCAACGTACCCTCCAATGGCCTTTCCGCCCGTGATGCCTGCCTACCCGATGCAAGTGTTTTCCGCTACAGGAGGGGTTCCCCCAGGCATTGACCCATCCATGTCTGGCTTTGGGGACAATCAAAATGCCCAGGACAATTGCTGCCCCATGCAGCCTTCTCCCTATTCTGCCCCTTTAATGACTCCCATGGTGGCATTTGTAATGCCTAATTACATGTTCCCTCAGATGGGCAACCAGACCCGTCAGCCATTCTACCCTGAACAGACTCTTTATCCAAATCAGCCCACATTCCCGGCTCAACCCACATTCGCTGCCCAACCCACATTCCCAGCCCAGTCAGCCTTCCCCATGCAGCCCCCCTTTGCCACGCAGAACCCCTTCCCCTCACAGCCCCAGTTCCCCGGGCAGCTGTTCCACTACAGCGTACCGGCTGAACCTCCCAAGGCCCCTGTTCCTGAGCAGAGGGAGGGCCTGTCCCGGTCCTCCACGCCCCAGTCAGTGGGGGCGCGGGACCAAGCCTCGCCACCTTTGTTCCAGTCCAGGTGCAGCTCTCCATTGCAGCTCAACCTGCTGCAGCTGGAAGAGCCACCCAGATCTGTGGAGAGACAGGACACTGGTGGCACTGCTGTGGGCGTTGGGAGCCAGGCAGGGACCGCAGGAGACAAGGGAGGAGTGTCCAGCCCAGCAAAACCTGACAAGGACTCCCAGATC CTGTCACTCAGTCTTCCTGGTCTAGTAAACTCGTATGGAGCATCTGCCAATATCCCTCTTACCTCAAGATCCTTAAATTCCAAGGCTTCACACAATGGTGTTGGTTTTTCGATGTTAAAGTCAGAAGAGAATCTCGTTTGGAATAAAGTGTTCTATATTGGTTGTTGCAACACTGAG GCTGGGTCTCCTGGTGAGGGTCAGAACAGTGATGCTCACTCCACCTCCAGTGACCTCCTGGATATCCTGCTGCAGGAGGACTCTCGCTCGGGCACTGGCTCGGCCACCTCCGGCTCTCTGGGCTCCGGCTCCAACGGCTGTGGCACATCGGCCAGTGGCACAG GGAGCAGCCAAACAAGTAATACTAGCAAGTACTTCGGAAGCATTGACTCCTCAGAGAACGACCACAAGCAGAAGATGGGTGGCGGGATGGAGGTGGAGGAGAGCGAAAACCTCATTAAGTATGTGCTCCAGGAGCCTATCTGGCTGATGATGGCCAATGCAGATGAGACCGTGATGATGACATATCAGATTCCCTCACG GGATGTTGAAACTGTTCTCAAAGAAGATCAAGAAAAGCTGAAAATGATGAAGAAGAAACAGCCCAGGTTCACACAGGAGCAGAAAAAGGAGCTCATGGAAGTTCACCCATGGATGAAGAGGGGAGGCTTGCCTAAAGCGATTGATGTCACG GAGTGCATTTGCTGTGAAGACTACGCACCAGCCTTATTCGAGGCTGACATGCCTGACGTGGAGCTTGAAGCATTGGTCGAGTGTGACGAGGAGACTAATTTACAGACACTCTGTAAAGGCAAAGGAGAGCAAATACAACGAGAAACCAGCATGTTCTCAGGCAGCTCTGTGCAGGTCGGGCAGTACCTGGAAAAGGAGGAGGAAACGTTGAAGTGA
- the per2 gene encoding period circadian protein homolog 2 isoform X8, with translation MFEDSHTKRYLYSTLEEQNPSPCFSDTEDVPECSSIAPRHRMSSFVDARHGEAELALHSDGSEDQRASPSEDQRASSRQDQHSLHDDVEMKSSGSSGNDSSGTDSNGHDSNGNESHGNESLGSSNGNGKDSALLESSESNKSSNSQSPSPPSSSNAFSLLGASSEPDNPSSSGCSSEQSAKAKTQKELIKTLKELKMHLPSEKRSKGKSSTLSTLKYALRCVKQVKANEEYYQLLMINDSQPSGFDVSSYTIEEIDSITSEYTLKNTDIFVVAVSLITGKIVYISDQAASILNCKREVFKNTKFVEFLTPQDVSVFYSFTTPYRLPSWSMCTGAESSPSDCIQEKSFFCRISGGREGEGDIHYYPFRMTPYLMKVQDTEQAEDQFCCLLLAERVHSGYEAPRIPTDKRIFTTTHTPSCVFQDVDERAVPLLGYLPQDLIGTPVLLHLHPSDRPLMLAIHRKILQYAGQPFDHSSIRFCARNGEYVTIDTSWSSFVNPWSRKVSFVIGRHKVRTGPVNEDVFAAPALTESKIVDSDIQEITEQIHRLLLQPVHSNGSSGYGSLGSNGSHQEHLMSVASSSESNGNGNEESRKVKPRTFQEICKGVHMQKNQGQQVFVTSTTKAEVKKSSGTESQKSSNARAKDAAVTPGQENVNLDDKTTAHEDLACKDQTVYSYQQISCLDSVIRYLESCNIPVTVKRKCESSSNTTSSNSDDDKQRVADDSMQVSEEIIEDGLNGPETMESQTSTHQASAVSPVSPEKETYKKLGLTKEVLAAHTQKEEQAFLSRIKDLRGGGGTFKSTYSLYLQEKHKSRTAEATPGSRGPRQGGRGAEPTAKKGGRNKKTKSKRIKQHESSDSTASHRKHPQRPPLVGLNHTSWSPSDTSHSTYPPMAFPPVMPAYPMQVFSATGGVPPGIDPSMSGFGDNQNAQDNCCPMQPSPYSAPLMTPMVAFVMPNYMFPQMGNQTRQPFYPEQTLYPNQPTFPAQPTFAAQPTFPAQSAFPMQPPFATQNPFPSQPQFPGQLFHYSVPAEPPKAPVPEQREGLSRSSTPQSVGARDQASPPLFQSRCSSPLQLNLLQLEEPPRSVERQDTGGTAVGVGSQAGTAGDKGGVSSPAKPDKDSQILSLSLPGLVNSYGASANIPLTSRSLNSKASHNGVGFSMLKSEENLVWNKVFYIGCCNTEAGSPGEGQNSDAHSTSSDLLDILLQEDSRSGTGSATSGSLGSGSNGCGTSASGTGSSQTSNTSKYFGSIDSSENDHKQKMGGGMEVEESENLIKYVLQEPIWLMMANADETVMMTYQIPSRDVETVLKEDQEKLKMMKKKQPRFTQEQKKELMEVHPWMKRGGLPKAIDVTECICCEDYAPALFEADMPDVELEALVECDEETNLQTLCKGKGEQIQRETSMFSGSSVQVGQYLEKEEETLK, from the exons ATGTTTGAGGATTCCCATACCAAGAGGTATCTGTACTCCACCTTAGAGGAGCAGAACCCCAGTCCGTGCTTCAGCGACACAGAGGATGTCCCAGAGTGTTCCTCCATAGCCCCACGACACAGGATGAGCAGCTTTGTGGATGCAAGACACGGGGAGGCCGAATTGGCCCTCCACTCCGATGGAAGCGAGGATCAGAGGGCCTCCCCAAGCGAGGATCAGAGGGCCTCCTCAAGGCAGGACCAACACTCCTTACACGATGACGTGGAGATGAAGAGCAGTGGCTCCAGTGGCAATGACTCCAGCGGGACAGACTCCAATGGACACGATTCGAATGGGAACGAGTCGCATGGAAATGAATCTTTAGGAAGCTCCAATGGAAACGGGAAGGATTCGGCACTCTTGGAGTCTTCAGAGAGTaacaaaag CTCAAACTCTCAGAGTCCATCACCACCCAGCAGCTCAAATGCATTCAGTCTCCTCGGTGCCAGCTCTGAGCCTGACAATCCCTCTTCAAGTGGCTGCAG TAGTGAACAGTCTGCTAAAGCCAAGACTCAAAAAGAGCTGATCAAGACTCTGAAGGAGCTCAAAATGCATCTACCATCTGAGAAGAGATCCAAGGGGAAGTCCAGCACACTAAGTACACTGAAGTATGCGCTGCGCTGTGTCAAGCAAGTGAAAG CTAATGAGGAGTATTACCAGCTGCTCATGATAAATGACAGCCAGCCGTCGGGGTTTGATGTCTCTTCTTACACAATTGAAGAGATTGACAGCATCACTTCGGAGTACACCTTAAAGAACACA GATATCTTTGTGGTCGCCGTCTCCCTGATCACGGGCAAGATCGTCTACATCTCTGATCAGGCTGCCTCCATCCTGAACTGTAAGAGAGAAGTCTTTAAAAACACCAAGTTCGTGGAGTTCCTGACTCCCCAGGATGTGAGCGTGTTCTACAGCTTCACCACACCCTACCGACTGCCCTCCTGGAGCATGTGCACCGGGGCAG AGTCTTCTCCGTCAGACTGCATACAAGAAAAGTCATTTTTCTGCCGCATCAG CGGGGGacgggagggagagggggacatTCATTACTATCCATTCCGCATGACACCGTACCTCATGAAGGTCCAAGACACCGAGCAGGCTGAAGACCAATTCTGCTGCCTGCTGCTGGCTGAGAGGGTTCACTCTGGCTATGAAG CACCCAGAATCCCAACAGACAAAAGGATTTTCACCACCACGCACACACCTAGCTGTGTGTTTCAGGATGTAGATGAGAG agCTGTACCCCTGCTGGGCTATTTGCCTCAAGATTTGATCGGCACCCCGGTTCTACTGCACCTGCACCCCAGTGATCGACCTCTGATGTTGGCTATTCATAGaaaaa TCCTGCAGTATGCTGGCCAACCTTTTGACCATTCCTCAATCCGGTTCTGTGCTCGAAATGGAGAGTACGTGACCATTGACACCAGCTGGTCGAGTTTTGTGAACCCCTGGAGCAGGAAGGTGTCCTTTGTCATTGGGAGACATAAAGTCAGGAC tgGTCCTGTCAATGAGGATGTGTTTGCAGCCCCTGCATTAACAGAGAGCAAAATCGTTGATTCTGATATCCAGGAGATTACGGAACAGATCCACAGACTTTTGCTACAG CCTGTTCACAGTAATGGTTCCAGTGGCTATGGAAGCTTAGGGAGCAATGGATCCCACCAAGAACATCTAATGAGTGTGGCCTCTTCGAGCGAGAGCAACGGGAATGGCAACGAGGAATCTAGGAAGGTGAAACCT CGAACGTTTCAAGAGATCTGTAAGGGTGTGCATATGCAGAAAAATCAGGGACAACAAGTCTTCGTTACCTCTACAACTAAAGCAGAAGTGAAGAAAAGCTCTGGCA CAGAATCACAGAAGAGCTCTAACGCAAGAGCCAAAGATGCAGCCGTGACACCAGGGCAGGAAAATGTGAATCTTGATGACAAAACCACAGCACACGAAGATCTTGCCTGCAAAGATCAGACTGTGTATTCATACCAGCAGATCAGTTGTCTTGACAGTGTTATCAG GTATTTAGAGAGCTGTAACATCCCAGTCACTGTAAAGAGGAAATGTGAATCCTCTTCCAACACCACATCATCCAACTCTGATGATGATAAACAAAGAGTTGCAGATGACAGCATGCAAGTTTCTGAAG AAATAATCGAGGATGGTCTAAATGGACCAGAGACTATGGAGAGTCAGACCTCCACACATCAGGCCAGTGCTGTGTCTCCCGTCAGCCCAGAGAAGGAGACCTACAAGAAGCTGGGCCTGACCAAGGAGGTGCTGGCGGCCCACACCCAGAAGGAGGAGCAGGCCTTCCTCTCCAGGATCAAAGACCTGCGGGGGGGCGGGGGCACGTTCAAATCAACTTACAGTCTCTACCTGCAGGAGAAGCACAAGAGTCGCACAGCTGAAG CGACTCCTGGGAGCCGTGGGCCCAGACAGGGTGGTCGCGGGGCCGAGCCAACGGCAAAGAAAGGTGGAAGAAATAAGAAAACCAAGTCCAAACGGATCAAGCAGCACGAATCATCGGACAGCACGGCTTCCCACAGAAAGCACCCCCAGAGGCCCCCCCTAGTGGGCCTCAACCACACATCATGGTCTCCGTCTGACACCTCCCACTCAACGTACCCTCCAATGGCCTTTCCGCCCGTGATGCCTGCCTACCCGATGCAAGTGTTTTCCGCTACAGGAGGGGTTCCCCCAGGCATTGACCCATCCATGTCTGGCTTTGGGGACAATCAAAATGCCCAGGACAATTGCTGCCCCATGCAGCCTTCTCCCTATTCTGCCCCTTTAATGACTCCCATGGTGGCATTTGTAATGCCTAATTACATGTTCCCTCAGATGGGCAACCAGACCCGTCAGCCATTCTACCCTGAACAGACTCTTTATCCAAATCAGCCCACATTCCCGGCTCAACCCACATTCGCTGCCCAACCCACATTCCCAGCCCAGTCAGCCTTCCCCATGCAGCCCCCCTTTGCCACGCAGAACCCCTTCCCCTCACAGCCCCAGTTCCCCGGGCAGCTGTTCCACTACAGCGTACCGGCTGAACCTCCCAAGGCCCCTGTTCCTGAGCAGAGGGAGGGCCTGTCCCGGTCCTCCACGCCCCAGTCAGTGGGGGCGCGGGACCAAGCCTCGCCACCTTTGTTCCAGTCCAGGTGCAGCTCTCCATTGCAGCTCAACCTGCTGCAGCTGGAAGAGCCACCCAGATCTGTGGAGAGACAGGACACTGGTGGCACTGCTGTGGGCGTTGGGAGCCAGGCAGGGACCGCAGGAGACAAGGGAGGAGTGTCCAGCCCAGCAAAACCTGACAAGGACTCCCAGATC CTGTCACTCAGTCTTCCTGGTCTAGTAAACTCGTATGGAGCATCTGCCAATATCCCTCTTACCTCAAGATCCTTAAATTCCAAGGCTTCACACAATGGTGTTGGTTTTTCGATGTTAAAGTCAGAAGAGAATCTCGTTTGGAATAAAGTGTTCTATATTGGTTGTTGCAACACTGAG GCTGGGTCTCCTGGTGAGGGTCAGAACAGTGATGCTCACTCCACCTCCAGTGACCTCCTGGATATCCTGCTGCAGGAGGACTCTCGCTCGGGCACTGGCTCGGCCACCTCCGGCTCTCTGGGCTCCGGCTCCAACGGCTGTGGCACATCGGCCAGTGGCACAG GGAGCAGCCAAACAAGTAATACTAGCAAGTACTTCGGAAGCATTGACTCCTCAGAGAACGACCACAAGCAGAAGATGGGTGGCGGGATGGAGGTGGAGGAGAGCGAAAACCTCATTAAGTATGTGCTCCAGGAGCCTATCTGGCTGATGATGGCCAATGCAGATGAGACCGTGATGATGACATATCAGATTCCCTCACG GGATGTTGAAACTGTTCTCAAAGAAGATCAAGAAAAGCTGAAAATGATGAAGAAGAAACAGCCCAGGTTCACACAGGAGCAGAAAAAGGAGCTCATGGAAGTTCACCCATGGATGAAGAGGGGAGGCTTGCCTAAAGCGATTGATGTCACG GAGTGCATTTGCTGTGAAGACTACGCACCAGCCTTATTCGAGGCTGACATGCCTGACGTGGAGCTTGAAGCATTGGTCGAGTGTGACGAGGAGACTAATTTACAGACACTCTGTAAAGGCAAAGGAGAGCAAATACAACGAGAAACCAGCATGTTCTCAGGCAGCTCTGTGCAGGTCGGGCAGTACCTGGAAAAGGAGGAGGAAACGTTGAAGTGA